DNA sequence from the Deltaproteobacteria bacterium genome:
TTCAGATCAGGAGAAGCGTGCACGCTACGATCGCTTCGGCCATGCTGCTTTCGAACAAGGTGGTGGTGGGCCAAGTGGATTCTCTGGTGGCTTCGATTTCTCCGGTAACTTTGAAGATATTTTTGGTGATATCTTCGGCGATATTTTTGGCGGTGGTGGTGGTGGTCGCGGTGGCCGCCGCCGCGCCCGACGAGGTGAGGATCTCAGTTACAGTATGGAGATCTCCTTTGAAGAAGCCGCGTTTGGTGCAGAGAAAACTATCTCCGTGCCACGCGCAACGACCTGTGAGACTTGCCAAGGCAAAGGGGCAAAACCTGGAACGACACCGAAAACCTGTGGTCAGTGTCGTGGCAGTGGCCAGGTTCGCTTTCAACAAGGGTTCTTCACTGTCGCTCGTACTTGTAACCAATGTGGTGGACAAGGGTCGGTGGTCACCGATCCCTGTGAGACGTGTCGTGGGACAGGAGCCACTCGTAAAACATCCACACTACAAGTGAAGATTCCTCCAGGGGTGGACAACGGCGCACGGCTGAAGTTGCGTGGAGAAGGAGAAGCTGCGGTGGGTGGTGGTCCTCCAGGAGATTTGTATATCCTCCTGCACGTGCGTGAACATCCTCTCTTCAAGCGCCAAGATACGACCGTCATCTGCGAAATCCCGATCAGTTTTCCTCACGCTGCACTTGGTACTGAGATCGAAGTGCCAACACTGGAGGGAAAAATTAAGCTTAAGATCCCAGCGGGAACACAATCTGGCAATGTCTTTCGTCTGCGTGGCAAAGGGATTCAAGACCTCCAAGGTGGTGGACGTGGTGACCAATTGGTACGTGTTCTCGTCGAAACACCGAAAAAACTCAGTGCCCGACAACGTGAGCTATTAGAAGAATTCGCACGCTTGGATGGCGCTGATGTGCATCCGATGAGCAAAGGGTTCTTCGAGAAAGTGAAAGAACTCTTCGGCTAACTGCCCATGAAGCTACGTGACCTTGGTGAGTTTCCCTTTCTCCGCCGGTTGCAACAACGCGTGCCGCGTGATGCACGTGTGCAGCTTGGTATCGGGGATGATTGTGCAGCGTTGTCTCTTCCTGGCACGACCTTACTGACAACAGACACGTTGATCGAGAATGTCCACTTTCGCCGTGAGTGGACGACCTTTTCACTCCTTGGTGAGAAAGCTTTTGCAGTGAATGCCAGCGATATATCCGCGATGGGGGGAGAACCAACCTTTGCTCTCCTGAGCTTGAGTGTCCCGCAAGATACCGAGGTTGCAGATCTCGACGCGTTCTTTGACGGTTTCCTCCGTGCTACAGAGTCTAGTCACACTTCGTTAATTGGTGGCAACATGAGTGCGGCACCGTGTTGGATGATCGCTGTTACGCTCCTAGGCCATGCTCCACACGGTATACTTACACGGGCTGGAGCTCACATTGGCGATGATGTGTATGTGACAGGAACGTTGGGCGATGCTGCGGTGGGTTTACGCGCCCTACAACAGGGACAGGTCGGCGTACACGCTGAAGAAGTGAAAGCGCGTTTTCGTTGTCCGCCGAGTCGACTTGCTATTAGTCGATCCTTAGCGGAGCAACATCTCGCCACCGCGATGATCGATGTGAGCGATGGATTGCTGCAAGACCTCGGGCACATCTGCGAGGCAAGTAAAGTCGGAGCAGAGATTGAGGGGGAGCGACTCCCCTTATCTTCCAGTTATCGTGCGTTGTGTGGCGAACGCGATTGGAACCTGGCTCTCACTGGTGGTGAAGATTACGAGCTGTTGTTTACTGTCCCGGTAGAGCGCCGTGACGCGATTTCCGAGATTGCTCAGGCGGTGTCAGTGCCTGTGACGCGTATTGGCCGTATCACGGTACACGCGCAGGGTATTGGAGTGCGCATGGCTGATGGTAGTATGTATACGCTGTCACAAGCGGGATACGACCATTTCCATAAGGAATAAAGTATGGATCGCACGCGGCTCCATGAACTACTCACTCAGGTTCGAGATGGCACGGTTGATGTCGAACGTGCCCTTGATACCCTCAAGACCTTACCCTTTGAAGATCTCGGCTTTGCTCGGGTCGACCACCATCGTGCTCTCCGTAAGGGCTTCCCGGAGGTGATTTTTGGCCAGGGAAAGACGGCACGTCAGATTAGCGAGATCGCACAGCGTATCGCAGCCAATGGGCAACACGCTCTCATTACACGATTAGATGAACAAAAAGCACAAGAGGTGTGTACGGCAATTCCCACTCTGCGTTATTACACCGATGCTCGTATTGGCGCCCTTGGCGAACCACCGACTCCTCCTGCGGGACAAGGGACGATACTCGTAGTTGCTGCAGGAACCGCTGATCTTCCGGTGGCAGAAGAGGCGGTGGTGACAGCAGAGCTGATGGCAAACAAGGTTGAGCGCTTATATGATGTAGGCGTGGCGGGTTTGCATCGGTTACTGAGTAGCGTTGAAAAGCTCTTCTCGGCTTCGGTTGTGATCGTGGTTGCTGGCATGGAGGGTGCGCTCCCCAGTGTCATTGGTGGATTAGTCGACCGCCCGGTCATTGCCGTTCCAACCAGTATTGGTTATGGCGCGAATTTTCATGGATTGGCCGCGCTGCTCGCTATGCTGAATTCCTGTGCTACTGGGGTAACGGTTGTCAACATAGATAATGGCTTTGGCGCGGCAGCTTCGGCTACGTTGATGAACCGCAAACATGCCTGAAAAAACCAAATCGCCACGCATCACCAAAGGCCGTGCGAAACGGGCATTGCAAGTGGGTTCGCTCACGACCTCGGTTGGCAGTAGCTATGTGTGGCATGCGCTCAAGCGTCCCTTTCAATCGCCTGCGACCAAAGACCAAGAGCTGTTTGACCTTCATCTGAAAAATGCCATGCGCATCGTGGAAAGCTCGCGTGAATTACGCGGTGCTTTCATGAAGCTCGTGCAGATGCTCAGTATGCGCGATGATATTTTTCCGACCGAGGCTCTCAACATCCTCTCGGTTGTTCAATCGTCTGTCCCACCGATGGAATACTCCCTCATTCGTGAACAAATCAAAACCGAATTAGGAAAGTATCCCGAGCAATTATTCAAGACGTTTGACCACGATGCCTTTGCCGCGGCGTCCCTTGGGCAGGTCCACAAAGCAACACTCAAAAATGGCAAGACGGTCGTTGTCAAAGTGCAATATCCTGGGGTTGACGAGACCGTCGAGCAAGACCTCAAAAACCTGAAAGCGCTTCTGCAAGTCTTTACCACGATGACCCGCGATGTCCTGCGCCAGAAGTTCGATGCCAGCGAGATTTATCAGGAGATGGAAGAGCGGCTGCGTGAAGAATTGGATTATGTGAACGAGGCTAACAATCTTGCGCTCTTTCAACGGTTATTTGCGGATGATACGGAAGTGATCATTCCGCGTGTTTATCCTGATTTTTCTGCGCGTCGCGTTCTGACCATGGCGCATGTGGAAGGCTACAAACTGCAAGACATGTTTTCGGCAGGGGTGGATCAATCGCTCAAAGACTGGTTGTCGGTCAAATACTTTCAGATCACTTGGCGACAGATCATTGAATTCGGTGTGTTACATACCGATCCGCATCCAGGGAATTACCTTGTTACCTATCATCCAAAGATCGCCATGCTCGACTTTGGCAGTGTGCGCATCTTTCCCGAGGAAATTCGCAAAGGGTACCTTGCGCTTGCCAGCGCGATTCTTGATCGTGACGAGCGCACGATGGAAGCATGTTTCATCACTCTCGGTTATCTCAATGCCGGTGAAGATCCCAAACCACTGGTGAAAATCATGCATTTGATTTTCGAACCCGTGCTGGAAGATCGCGTCTACGACCCGCACGAGTTCGACTCGGTGAGCAAGACGGTGGAGATTACCAACATCGGCATTGAGAACCGTGTGTTCAACGCACCTGGTCACCGCTTGTTTCTTGTCCGTGCCTTGTGGGGGCTCGACTCCTACATCCATCAGTGGCGTACGATTACCAACTGGCATCGTGTGTTTCGCGAGTGTGTAGCGCGGGTGAAACGTTAACTTCGCTAACAGATGGGGATTTTGAGCGATCCTTACCGAATCTCAAGAAATCGGACGCGATACGAACGGAACTCTGGCGCGTCTGACTTAAAGAAGAAGAAGCGGAATCCCTCCTTTGCTCCGGCTGGTAGTTGTTCAATTTTCATATCCGCGAGCGTTTTCTTGCCGTTTTCGTATTCTTCTTCACGCAGAGCTTCGGCTTTGCGATTATAGCCAAAGTCGCGAAGCACTACGGTGCCATCCTTGTTCAATAATTCAAATTGCATCTTTACATAGGTGAGCGGCTTGCCTGACGTATTTTCGAACTCCCCGGCGATGAGAAAGAAGGACTCTCCACCCCCCCCGCTCCCGAAAAATGCCCCCCATTCTCCACGGTGGGTAATGACCTGAATGCCAGCTTCTGGAAGAACAACGAGTGAACCTGAAACTGGTGCCACCGCGTCAGGAAGTTGGGGAACATCAAGCGCATTGGCGAGAGGCAGCGGAAACGACAGCCAGGTCAGCGACCAGACCACGGCAACGACGGATGCTTTCATGAACCCTCCTTGGTAGGTAAACTGAAGATGTCATTTGGCAAGCTCGCGAGTTTGTCCAATTTCGCTCGCTTCTAACCCGGGCACGACAGATGGCGACTCGCCCATCTCAGCGATGAACCGTTGAATGTCAGCCGGTCGACCGACCAACACGAGCTGGTCGCCGACTTTGAGAGGTTGGTTGGGATCAGGAAATTCATCAGCTTCTCCTGTACTGCTATGCTGGATCGCCACCACGGTGAGGTGGAATGTAGAGCGCAGCGCAATTTCTCGCAGTGTCTTCCCCGCGTAACGGCGCGACACTGGTACAACTTCGACAACATAAGAATGTGGCAGACGCACTTGTTTATGAACACTGCTTTGCTGTTGTTCGCTTCGCAGACTCAACCCGAGATATTCGTGGCGAAGAATCTCACGATGGTACAGATCAAGAACATCACGCTGGGAGATGATACCACACAGCTCACCCGTTGGGGTAAGCACTGGAAGATGCTCCTGCTCGGTCTGCGTGAACTTCTCCAGGCATCGCGCTAATGCTTCTTCTTCACTTGTAGTGACGGAACAGCGATGTGCCAGGTCCTTGGCGATAATGAGCGCACGTAGCGTTTCTTCCTGAAAAAGGTCTTTGACGTCGTGAATAGAGACTTGGCCGAGAAGATGACGACGTTCGTCAACAACGAAGCAGGTTGGGAAATTGGTTGCGAGGAAATGACGGACGACTTCAGCAAATGGGGTTGTGTCTGAAAGAGTAGGGACTTCACGGTGCATGACTTGGCTCACTGTGAATGCTTGCATGAGGTTCTCTTCACGCCGATGAATATCAATTCCTCGACGGAGCAGTTGAATCGTATAGATTGACTCCATACGGAGGAGCTTCGCGACCAAGGTGCTGACCGAGCAACTCAGCATCAGTGGTAGAATGATGTGGTAGTCGCCGGTCAACTCGAACAGCAACAGAAATGCGGTAATAGGCGAGTGGGTGGCGCCTGCGAGAAATGCGGCCATACCAACTAGGGCGTAGCCGCCGCTTGGCGCGGTAATCGTGGGAAAGATTGCTCCAGCGCCAATGCCAATGAGCCCGCCTGTAATGGCGCCGAGAT
Encoded proteins:
- the dnaJ gene encoding molecular chaperone DnaJ — its product is MANKADYYELLGVKRDASEDELKKAYRKAAMQYHPDRNPGDKKAEEKFKELSEAYQVLSDQEKRARYDRFGHAAFEQGGGGPSGFSGGFDFSGNFEDIFGDIFGDIFGGGGGGRGGRRRARRGEDLSYSMEISFEEAAFGAEKTISVPRATTCETCQGKGAKPGTTPKTCGQCRGSGQVRFQQGFFTVARTCNQCGGQGSVVTDPCETCRGTGATRKTSTLQVKIPPGVDNGARLKLRGEGEAAVGGGPPGDLYILLHVREHPLFKRQDTTVICEIPISFPHAALGTEIEVPTLEGKIKLKIPAGTQSGNVFRLRGKGIQDLQGGGRGDQLVRVLVETPKKLSARQRELLEEFARLDGADVHPMSKGFFEKVKELFG
- the thiL gene encoding thiamine-phosphate kinase — its product is MKLRDLGEFPFLRRLQQRVPRDARVQLGIGDDCAALSLPGTTLLTTDTLIENVHFRREWTTFSLLGEKAFAVNASDISAMGGEPTFALLSLSVPQDTEVADLDAFFDGFLRATESSHTSLIGGNMSAAPCWMIAVTLLGHAPHGILTRAGAHIGDDVYVTGTLGDAAVGLRALQQGQVGVHAEEVKARFRCPPSRLAISRSLAEQHLATAMIDVSDGLLQDLGHICEASKVGAEIEGERLPLSSSYRALCGERDWNLALTGGEDYELLFTVPVERRDAISEIAQAVSVPVTRIGRITVHAQGIGVRMADGSMYTLSQAGYDHFHKE
- the larB gene encoding nickel pincer cofactor biosynthesis protein LarB, with amino-acid sequence MDRTRLHELLTQVRDGTVDVERALDTLKTLPFEDLGFARVDHHRALRKGFPEVIFGQGKTARQISEIAQRIAANGQHALITRLDEQKAQEVCTAIPTLRYYTDARIGALGEPPTPPAGQGTILVVAAGTADLPVAEEAVVTAELMANKVERLYDVGVAGLHRLLSSVEKLFSASVVIVVAGMEGALPSVIGGLVDRPVIAVPTSIGYGANFHGLAALLAMLNSCATGVTVVNIDNGFGAAASATLMNRKHA
- a CDS encoding AarF/ABC1/UbiB kinase family protein is translated as MPEKTKSPRITKGRAKRALQVGSLTTSVGSSYVWHALKRPFQSPATKDQELFDLHLKNAMRIVESSRELRGAFMKLVQMLSMRDDIFPTEALNILSVVQSSVPPMEYSLIREQIKTELGKYPEQLFKTFDHDAFAAASLGQVHKATLKNGKTVVVKVQYPGVDETVEQDLKNLKALLQVFTTMTRDVLRQKFDASEIYQEMEERLREELDYVNEANNLALFQRLFADDTEVIIPRVYPDFSARRVLTMAHVEGYKLQDMFSAGVDQSLKDWLSVKYFQITWRQIIEFGVLHTDPHPGNYLVTYHPKIAMLDFGSVRIFPEEIRKGYLALASAILDRDERTMEACFITLGYLNAGEDPKPLVKIMHLIFEPVLEDRVYDPHEFDSVSKTVEITNIGIENRVFNAPGHRLFLVRALWGLDSYIHQWRTITNWHRVFRECVARVKR
- a CDS encoding DUF3426 domain-containing protein, encoding MKASVVAVVWSLTWLSFPLPLANALDVPQLPDAVAPVSGSLVVLPEAGIQVITHRGEWGAFFGSGGGGESFFLIAGEFENTSGKPLTYVKMQFELLNKDGTVVLRDFGYNRKAEALREEEYENGKKTLADMKIEQLPAGAKEGFRFFFFKSDAPEFRSYRVRFLEIR
- a CDS encoding CBS domain-containing protein: MTQPLARREPLTSSLTPSPFDRFREQFDRHQPFSLMGLASLVGVVTGCGAILFTELITLVQWLALGSTDFPLHVLPTLPWYRVFWIPVLGGLLVAPLVYLVSRESQGHGVPQVIESVTLRGGKIRPRVAAVKSVASALTIGTGGSVGREGPIVQIGAALGSAVGQLLQVPAHRLPILVGCGAAGGIAAAFNAPIAGAFFSLEVIMGNFAMPSFGPVVLSSVLATVISRAYFGDQPVFMVPAYTLLSEWELIIYLLLGIACGLGGVAFIAVLDLMEKAWSRLSLPTLLKPALGGLILGVAIIFVPHIYGVGHATMDEILRGGLSWTWLLLLLPIKMLATSLTLASGGSGGIFLPSLYLGAITGGLIGIGAGAIFPTITAPSGGYALVGMAAFLAGATHSPITAFLLLFELTGDYHIILPLMLSCSVSTLVAKLLRMESIYTIQLLRRGIDIHRREENLMQAFTVSQVMHREVPTLSDTTPFAEVVRHFLATNFPTCFVVDERRHLLGQVSIHDVKDLFQEETLRALIIAKDLAHRCSVTTSEEEALARCLEKFTQTEQEHLPVLTPTGELCGIISQRDVLDLYHREILRHEYLGLSLRSEQQQSSVHKQVRLPHSYVVEVVPVSRRYAGKTLREIALRSTFHLTVVAIQHSSTGEADEFPDPNQPLKVGDQLVLVGRPADIQRFIAEMGESPSVVPGLEASEIGQTRELAK